In the genome of Falco naumanni isolate bFalNau1 chromosome 5, bFalNau1.pat, whole genome shotgun sequence, the window CTGTCCTCCTCACTGTGTTTCTTGCTCCAGGATAAACTTAccaacagagaagaaagaggaaaataggGGCAGAGAacaaagaggagaaggagagatGGGAAGGTGGAACAACTCTTGCTTTCCAGGTGCAGCAGAAAGCCCACCACGTGGCCAGCTTCCCTCATCGGGATCTCCAGCTCCACAGACCCAGCAAAGCGAGGTACTGCTTCGAACTGGGGACCAGACATCAGAGCACTGGCCTTGAAACAGCAGCATTCAAACTGGCAACAGCAATTGGTACTCAAGAGatgcaacagcaaaatgaaCAAGAATAACGGTTGTAGGGGACATGACTGCAGGCCATCCAACTCCTGCTTCAGGTCAGAAGAGTTTGTGAAAATCAGCCACAAACCCTAGATCACGCTTCTGAAAGGGGACTCTGGCAGCGTGCTTTGAGGCTACTCCAACCTCGTGAGAAACAGATCCAGCTGGAGCTATACTTAAAACCATCTTCCCCACTTACAAGAGATGGCAGCACCCAGAAACCAGCACCACCGCGCCAGGACAGTTCAGGTGAGAACAGCAGGGGAGgtaaatgggggggggggggggggggggtaagtGCTAACCAAGATGGGGAAGCCTGTCTGCAGACTCCAGTACtgtaaggaaaagaataaactgAATTACCAAAAGCCGATGGCATGTCACACTCTGCTCACAGTCAGTGGAACGCACTGATAGAGGGACACCGCAAAGGCCAAGAGCTCATGAGTCCGAGCAGGACCAGGCCAGTGTGGTGGGAACAGCACCTACGGCCACTCGGGTTCAGGCTGTTTTCATTGTAACCGTCCAAGACAGGGACACCGCAGCGTGAGCCGAGAAGCATCGATTCCAGGGGACAGTGTTGCGCAATAACCTGCATTGTGTGGTTTAGTCCTGAAGAATTATGGCCCATGGTCAGAGGCAGTTTAATGGCTAATTTGGGTCACAGCCACTTTTGTTCTAGAAATACCATCGAAATGCAGACTTGACTGCTTGCACATGAAGACACTGCCTAGTCCCCCCTGCTCTGACTGCTCCATCTTTTTGACCGAAATCTGCACAGTCAGTGCCGGATAAATCTACGCAAGTCAGGAATTCAATGAAAGAGAATTTTCCCCATTCCTTTTGACCTAATGTGCGATGTGTAATGTAGTCTTTCCGTTATTCCCATTACTGAGTTACATGGCTCTAGCAAACAAATTCTTCTTTGCTTACGGTCTGATTTTTCACAGCTCTTCTCTTCTTTCACCCATCTTACCATTTTACCTGGAGATGGTAATTCTCTACCGGCAAGCCATGGCGCACACACGGTGAAAAGATGTGTTCTCAGTGCAAATCTCATGGGCTGGGGGGAGTTATCCCTGTGTTCAGCAGCTGTCAACTGTCAGGAGAATCTAGCACAGCTATCCACGGGAAAAAATAGCTGAATTTCTGTATCCCTAGGAAAAAGAATTAACTCCCACGAAGCCCTGTGATTCACGAGTGAAGGGAGGGTGGCAACAGAGGACTGGCTAGCCGGGAGCGAAGAGGTCTAAATGCAGATTTGGGCTGGAGTCAAGTCTCCCCACAAATGTGGAGGAAATACAGCTAAAgacaaataaacccaaacacATGAGAGTTGCCAAGAAtaacaggaaataaattttcttttaatatttttgtgtgcatTATATGGACTCTAGCATTAAAACAGTGTTCTCCTGGAGAGGGGCACCTCTTCCTGTCCCTGCTGAAAGCAAGCAACAGGAGGGCTTCTAACCATTCTCCAAACTGTATGAATGTTAAATTTCTATATACTGTACAGTAGCTATGTTATACAGTTATATATCTATATTATATCAGCTTACATTCAACTCTAAATACAGAGTGGAGACTTGACCTAGCCCAGTTTCCAAGAGCTCCTTCTCCATCTCATCTCCATCCCACCTTCCTCCATGCAGGCAAAATCCACAGGCATCCCAGCACAGAAGTCAGTGGCTGCCAGTGGCTTGAATGTCTTTGAGATCAAGCTCTCAGTGCTCTCCTCTCCACAGAAATGTGCACACTCAGTACAGAGAaactcctcctccctccctacTCTCGTGAACCTCTGGAGTACTCAAGAGGAGCATCACCCTCTGTGTAGGGGTGCAATGCCCCTGTCTGTAGGACGAAATTCCAGTCACTGCATAACTTGGAATTCTTTCTCCTATATGCTGGATTAATATAGAGATTTAGCCCATCTGTGCCCGGTTTTGACCTTTTATGGAACAATTCTGTGTCTGCACAGGGCACCTTCCCCCACACACAAGATGTAACCAGCTTCTTGCTGCATACAGCAGAAATCCCAGTCCTGAGGACAGGCTCCTGCCTcattgttttgctcttttttttttggagatgTCTCTGGGCAGCAAGCTGTCCCCGGTACTGTGTGACCCCGGCTCTGTGCAGCAGGCCAGTGCTCCTGCAAGGCGGAATGGTACTCAGCTCAGCAACACAGTACGTGATGTGACAGGGCTGAATGCCTGCTCCAGCAGACTGGCTCTCTGTCAGTTGGAACAATGCTTAGAGATCCTAGGGACAGGGTCTTGCTGATCTTCTGTTGCAGTGAGCTAAACTGCTCAGCACCGCTGGCCCACAGAATCGTGTCACTAACAGTCACACAGAGCGATTAACACACTTCAGATTGCCCCTCCCCACTCACCCTACCCAGTCTCATAGTGAAAACTGCCCATACACCTCAAAATGTTCTCCATGtatctggaaaacaaagttCTCGAGCAGACCACAGACATCCAGTGCTACCAGACTGAATTCTTTTCCCCAGGTTGGCCTGCCTTTATAAGCACTTATACCTGCAGATTCATTTAcctccccaccagcacctgGCTCTGTGCAGGTCAGCACAGCCAGAGAACCTTTAGGAAAACCCAGCGATCCCAGATAATGATTCTTCTCCCACATCCTATTCCAGTTTGTgacttccttctgctttgcacAGGAGCTCCTGGGTCAGGAGGTAGGAACTCAAGTGGAGACATTAAAAGCAGGCTCAGCAACTGGAGAATGTGGAGGTAGCCAGACCAAGACAAGTCACCAGGACAACCTAATTCATTGCAAGTTCCCAGTACTGCGAGGACATACACAGAGGTTCTTTGGGGGCTTCCTTGGCCTTGGGAGCGGAGGCAGCCATACTTACTGCTCCCTGGAACTTGCCTGAAATGGGCACCAAGAGATTTCTTCaatgggaagggagggacagaacaggggagaggagaggagaggaggcagaggaagaggcagcACTCTGTTCCAATGTAatcttttgagaaaaatataatGCCATATGAAATCCAGAATTCCTCCTTTTGGTAGCAGTTGTGTGCGAGGGAGGCAATGGGCTTGAGACAAAGAGCTTCCCAGAGGTAGTTATAAATGATCTGCTGCCACACAGGGACAATGAGGTTTGCCTTCGGTTGAGGACAGCTCATCTCCCAGTTCTGTCACTTCTCCGAGGCCAGCAGACATGGGAGAAGGCTGTGCTATCACACAGCAAACTCAGTGGCTCAGGAGGACCAGAGAGGCTCAGGCTGATCAACCATATCCAAACTCATACTGATGCCATGAAAGAAACCCAGGCCAGGAGCCCTGTGGCAAAAAGGTCTGCACGTCTGCACTCCTTCACACGAGATGCAGTTTAGGGCATCTGTACTGCTGGAGAGGGCTACAACCTGTCCCCACGTCTGCCTCTCTGCGGgggcaaagcaagaaaagatgCAGCACATTTATAAGGACCTCTGGGAAATGAGCAGTTCATGGCCTGCCAAACAAGAGTTtgagagaaaaaaggggagCATCCCACATCCTCAGCAACAGATTTAGAAGATGACACCAGCCACCACGACAGACTAGCAGAGAGGGGACTCTGTACTGCAGCACCTGAAGAAGAGGATGTGGGGGAAGGCAAAGAAGCAAGGAAATGGTGGGGAAATCACAAACAAGAAGGACTTGTCTTGGGTTATAGGTAGTGGATGATgatttctcttctctcccttcctttttctctcctacTGTTGGTAGCTCACAGAGCATCAGGCCTTCTGCGTTGCTGCTCCAGAAGTTGCCTGCAAGGGAGATGCAGGGGTTGCCCAGATCGGCGGAGACGTCGAGAAGGAAGGCCAGCCAGCTGGCGACAGATCTCATCTGAAGACATAGCAGACACACACAGGTTGACAGATCATCAAAGCTTTCTTCAAATTCTTCACTACTAAAATAGTTAGAGCTACATCCTTCACTACATCTACCAACTGTTGGAACTGCTGAATCCTTATATACATGAGGCAAGTGAGCAAGTCCTTAGGCTTTCAGAAATTTCCTTCTGGCTTTATTCATGTTATACATGAATTTATACATATTAAAATCACCCGTATTTTGCTGCAATAAAGACTGGATCCTTTTTCTATTCATGAACAGAAATATCAAGAGTTACTCTTTAACCTCAAAGAGttatggtttgggttggggCTAGCAGAGCATGGTCAAGACCGAGGAAGGCAGAGTGCTGATAATTCTTGGTAGTACAGTATCTACTTCCCAGTGTTTTTTATGGCATGCATACTGGATGCAAGGCTGCACTGCATTAGAGCTCCCCCAGACGAAGTCCAGGGAAACCACTGCGTATGGATTGGTGTTGGGTAATTAGTTAGCTTGGGGACTCTTATCAGATGGCTGCAGCTATTCTTCCAGGCTAGCCTGTGCTATCACTCACCTTGCATGACTTCATTCTCCTTGCAGACAATGCGAGAGCACACCTCCTTGTTTATTATGTACATGCGACGCACACTGAGGGATCACCAGGTATGTGCCAAGGACACGACAGGCACAGAcacccaaagaaacaaaaaaaggataCAGGCAATAAACATGTGCCTCACTGGTGAGGAGGCAAGTCCTAAATTTTTAGAATTACTTAGTCTAGAATAAAACTGTTGTCAACAGAACAGTAATCTTTGTCAAGACTTCATGAAACGGTCAAATACCTTAAATGTGGATTACAATATAGGGCACACTGCAGCTTCTTAGTGCTGCACAGTAATAGTTATTGTGCTGGTTTAATTAATCACCCTAAAAGGACACTCTGAGGATAGGATTCATCTCACCAGCTGATTCTCTGAGGGAATTTCtagtctttaaaagaaacaattactGAACTGGACATGCTGTTGCTGGAGAGTTTTTAGGGCTTTTCTTAGGGACTGCTCGTTTCTTACCTTGTAACACAGAGATAGCTTATACACTGCTTTACTGGTTTGTGAACAGAGTACAGGCGTGTGCAAGGGAACTTTTCTTCACGACAATCTGgaaacagacacacacacacacacagaggtgcGATCCAGCATCGTTGACAGGTGCCCTCATTCTGGCACACACATAACTTCTTCACTAGGTACTGCCTCCCAGGCTTCTAGGGAAGGCCCCATGCCTCTATTTTCCACTCTCTTGTGAGAGATGAGGATggtttaaagaaggagaaaataaggcAGACATTTCTGATCCCCTTGCCtcataaaacaaaagcaagggGAAGTAGATTGAATAGCAAAACAAGCCCACTGGGAATCCTGAACACAGAGTACTGGGACCCTCAACATATGCTGTCAAGGGGAAAgacacaaataaacaaaatgtaaattgtAGTTGCATGTTTAAGACATGTGTTTCTTACTAGATCTGCAATCTCACACTTCAGGACACAAATCtagttcctttcttttctggacAATCAACCCCGTAGCTAACTTTGATGGGTATTCttgcatttccttctgaaacGCCAGATCTTGGCCACTGACAACGACAGAATATTGACCCAGTGTATCTGGTCTGGTGATCTGCCAGCTCCTCCCAGGCATGCCACCCAGCGGAAGACTTCAGCTTCCACTACTGTCATTCTCCAGGACTTCTAACTCAAGCAACAGGGTGAAGGGAATTTTCCAGGAGACAAAGCTCAGTGCTCAGCCAGCACCTCCCTGAAGAGGTAACAGGGTGGGTGAAAGTGGGtctgggaggtggtggaggcAGCAAACATCAACGTACCTGATGAAGCCGTTGTAGTTTCGCTGTCAGACTGAACTGGAAGACAGAAGATAGCAAAGTTAGTGTGATTTACCATGATTCCATCCCAGACATCAGCTTACTTAAAACAAGTAACTGGAGAGCTCTTTCAAGAGCCCTCCACTGTAACTTCTAATGTGGAAGATTTCATTGTTACCAACATAAAACCGTAAGAGAAGGTACAAATATGAACCTAGTGCCAGCTACCCAGCCAACAATGCTAAAAATCTGTCCAAACTTTACTATAAAGCATTACCACTACTGTTCAAAATTACACTGTAAGGGCATCTTGGCTTATAATTCAAAAGATTGggtaaatgtatttatttgtgctAAATACCGTCCATCTAGACAAGAAGTGAAGGAGCCTGTGACTGCCTCTTTCTAAGGAACAGTGACTCCTTTAAGAAACAGCATCCCCAGATCACTGGTTCTTTAATGTCCCTGACAAAGGGTCAAAAGGAAGTTGGTTTATCATTCCCTCTGATAAAGCAACCCACCTGTACCACAGTAAACCAGTACATTTTGTTATTTACCCAGTGACAAGCTGGAAAGGAACTCAGAGGACCGACTGTCAGGCACAAGTTCTCATCAACAGTGATAGAGGACTTCTGCTCACATGCCATAGTGTCAGTCAGAAGGATAGGCAAAACACATGGGTGTAGAGAGGAGTCGTCTTTTGGGCATCAGGGCTGTGGTTAGGGGCAGTCAGGGATGGCAGGGCTGTCTGTGCCAGGGACTAGgcaaggagagggaagggggtTCCACAACATTTGACTGTGAACTAAGAATAAACTCACCAGGACTAAGAAGTACAGGTGGTgtgacagctgcagctggaaaaagagaagatgtTCTGAAAGATCTTAATTTGAGTTTTCAACATCTTTCCCCCTCCTACAGTCCTGCCGATGGCTCACCACTCCTGACCAGTAGCCATTCCACATCTGGTTCGTAGACAACGCTAGTTGCAAAGTTGTTATCATCTGACTTGTCAGAGTAACTGCAGGCTTTCCCTGTGAATATGCTGCGTGTCCTAGGGCTGATAGGATGCTGTAGAGCAGAGATGGGTCCCACAGCACGTCCTTTGTAAAGGCTTTCTTCTTAATCCCTCAACAATTAGTGTTTTGAAGCCAAAGTCCGCTGTAAAGGCTTCACATATAGTCTTTTCAGGTTTAGATGTCGGTTAGCCACTGCCAGTTTGGTCTGTACACCAACTCTTATCTACCCTCCTACAGACTGTCAGGTCTCACACACTGAACGCAAGACTGACATGGGTTGCTTTCACCTCCCACTCCCATCAGGAAGATCATGCACCTTGCATATACAATACCGTGCCTCCACTTTTCTCCTCCAGTGCTGTCCCATGACAACTGGCCAGCTTGACCCACAATACTCTATAGCCAGCTGACGAGCAGAGTTCCAGGGCAGAGGAGAGACTCTGGAACTGCTGCGCTGGAGAACAGGGCACCGCTCTTGGATGAGCTCTCCTACACAGCACATCTCCCAGAGACAGCCAAGCGTTGCTATCTCTCCTTTATCATTTGAACCACATCACTGACTGCCCTGCCTGGTCCCCTCGCCTCAGAGGAATGTATCTGAGAGACTTCCACAGCTGAGAGAGAAACCATTGCCCAGGCCAGTGGTGCCGGATTCAAAACAGGACTCCTACAGAAAAAGTACGGAGGCTCTTTCTTGAGCCTCTGGCCCTCTCCTCCATTGCCCACTGAGCCTGGCAGGATTACTCTGTCTTGTAAGTGCCTACACTCCTATCAGCTCCGCATCCTTCCCCTGGGGCTGTCTGCACAGCAAGACTTGGCTCTCAGGAGGCATATTGCATGCTCTAAGTGCTGTCTTCCCAAGTGTCCTCCATTTACCCTACTTTTCACATACATTTTGCTGCCCCCCAGTGACATAGCTGCGGGCACTGCGGGGAAGACAGTACTaaaagaacagtatttccaCCTCCCCATCATCCCACCACTGCTCAGTTTGCTTTATTACAGTTTTTTCAGGGGGGGTTGCCACCTCTGTCTCCTGAATGCTCAAGCATAGCTGCTAGCTGTCAGCACACACCCATGCAACCGGTGCCACAGTGCTGCCCAGTTAACGGGTGAACCCGACCAGCTTTTCTCCCTTGTCATTTAGCCTCTTCCTTCCTGCAACCTTCTCTGGAAGCCCAGGCTGCGTGAGCTTTGGATTTCATGGCTTCCTGCAGTGTAAATAGCTTCAGAGAGCCCTGGTACACCAGGTGAGATCAGCGTTTTCTTGGAGAACAGACAATTAAGCCGCCCTAAATTCATCTCCCTGCACGGAGCACAGAAAGGACTCCCAGATAGCCATAAATGCTGAAAGAACACTACTACTTGTCAACAGTGGGGGAGTTTCTGAGCATAATGCATAATTTCTGAGTTTATGTAGGCAGCagtaaaggggaaaagaagccTGGAGATGCCAAGACATTGGAGCTTACCGGAGGTGCCGATAAGAGAGTCGGTGCTAATTTCACCTGGAAAAGAGAGAACGTCCTTGAGAGAGCTTGTCTTTACTTTGTGGTCCCTTATATAGCTAGCTTGAATTAACTTGGCTGCCACGGTATGCTCATGAGACAGTGGGATCCAATCcagtaaatatataaataaacacaGTACCCCCATCCCACCCATATCCATCCCCCTTTTCAGTGACTGGCCTGAGACTGGATTTCTTAGTGCACATTGCATCATCCCTTACTGAACTCTGGATTCACATTCTGATTTCTCAGATATGGCCACTGTGGGCATCTCAATGAGAAAGATGAATCTGAAACAAAGGCACTGATGGCTCCTGCAGCAGTAGGACAGACAGCTGAGGCACccctgcagaggagggaggcaACTCCAGAACTTGCCCTTGACTGCAGAAATGCATCAGCAGATGAGATTCTTTGAAAGGCAACCGATGGCAAAGCTGGAGTAGGCGTGATAGAGGGAAGTGTGAAGGAAAGGGAAGCTTGGCGGACATGTTTCAGGCTGGCTTCTGAACAGTTTTCCAGGAAGTCCCAGGTATTACACATGACAGGATCACAGCTGCAAGATGTCTCATGGTTTAACCACGGGCTTaagtctggagaaaaggcagaCCCTTGTGGCTCTTCTGGGTGCTGAAGCATGATGCAAACATACATTCATTTTATCTTATTGTGccacagaaatggaagaaggtCCAGAGGGCTAAAGCAATTCACCCTCAGCAACACAGCCAGTATGAAGACCAGTCAATATCCTTTCTCAGTGGCCTCACTGCTAAAGCATCATGCCATTTGTGCACCCTTTTTCTTGGGATTTTCCTTAGCAGTGGTAGAGTTCCCGAACCATCTCACATCTGAGGAGTTATCAGCTCTCCCAGAATCCTGTGAACATAACTTCATGCACTTGAGCTAAGTGTTCAGGACCCCAGCACTAGTGAATTATTTGTAAAGAACACACAACACTTAGCAGGTTGTCTTGGAGGTCTTATTtaatcttcactgaaaggcaAGCTCACAAGGTCAgaggcaaggaaagaaagaacagcattttcaaCTAAACAGGCTGTAACTCCACAGGACTGCTGGGTCACATGAACAGTACTTAGCACATTGCACGCCTGTAATACTTACCAGTTGCACTTTCCAGTTCTTGTCCATTGACCACCCATGGAAACCAGTCTGCAAGAGAAGAGGGGAGTGAGGAAAGGACAGAGAGAGGGATTTCTATAGTCTGCAGGCTTTATGAAATTTTTGAGATGTTTATCTGTCCGggagacacacaccccccctgCTGGAGAGACAGATGCTGTCCTCTCTCCGCCTCAGCCTCCACTGCTGGCTGGGTTTGTTCTTTGAAGACTTGTGGATCCAGCGGGTCCTGATCCTACCCCTGCTGCTTCCATAGGGTCAAAGGCACAGGGGCAAGATAGTAAATACCTCCAGATCTGCTACCAgactttgcatttctgaaaccCCATTTgatgcatttcaaaaataaattgcacATTGCCTCCCTGCTCTGGAAGTTGGTCAAAATCCTACCTCTATTTTATAAAAGAGGAAACTGagtcacagaaataatttgcttgGGGTCACAGATTGAGTCATTGCCACATTAAGAAACAGACCACAGGTTCTGTAGCTCCTTAGGCTAGTAATCATCTGGTTCGTCATCCTGCCTGGCTACGGAGCATAAAGCAGATCTTTCCCCTCagcccctgggcacactggAGAGGGAGAATGATGAAGGCTTGGCTGTGCATGCTGtgtggaagagaagaaattgaAACTGAGCTAGAATCTTCATTTGTCCAAATATAAAGGGTGAGAGAGCTGCTTCCTACAGCAGGCAGgaataggaaaatatttcctgctaGCCACAGAGGAGGGAAATGTCTGCATAACTGGGGTGGGATGAAGGAAGGAGTTGGCAGGAAAAACCTAGTGATCTGGGGCACTGCAGGGATGTGTGCAGGACCAGCCCAAAAAACAGTACACCCTGCTACGTCTTACAAACTCAGCCTTTAGCCTTCTGTTCTTAATGAGAGCACTGCATGGGTAAAAACTACCAGGTCTGGATCTTTTGTCTTAGCTCTTCCTCATTCCAAGAGCAGTTACT includes:
- the MFAP5 gene encoding microfibrillar-associated protein 5 is translated as MKTSGACILLCLLALSLSPADWFPWVVNGQELESATGEISTDSLIGTSAAAVTPPVLLSPVQSDSETTTASSDCREEKFPCTRLYSVHKPVKQCISYLCVTSVRRMYIINKEVCSRIVCKENEVMQDEICRQLAGLPSRRLRRSGQPLHLPCRQLLEQQRRRPDAL